A genomic region of Miscanthus floridulus cultivar M001 chromosome 3, ASM1932011v1, whole genome shotgun sequence contains the following coding sequences:
- the LOC136547493 gene encoding serine/threonine-protein kinase AtPK2/AtPK19-like codes for MVSSQPSSLTAILAQGPNLCPVKILLPMGPPDVVSSENIEYDFSDVFGSTPVQTPTNLGGLGPDSPSPIVEYNEEFYSDPVVIINRSHSLVGPTSLVSRSLRLSKLSLGKTEGSSELVKCLSEEKEGDQGQLSDEELGNAMTEDEGVGLDDFEILKLVGQGAFGKVFQVRKKNTSEIYAMKVMRKDKILEKNHSEYMKAEREILTKVDHPFIVQLRYSFQTKYRLYLVLDFINGGHLFFQLYKQGLFREELARIYTAEIVSAVAHLHANGIMHRDLKPENILLDADGHAMLTDFGLAKEFCENTRSNSMCGTLEYMAPEIILGRGHDKAADWWSVGILLFEMLTGKPPFVGNRDKVQQKIIKDKLKFPSFLSSEAHSLLKGLLHKEPNRRLGSGPGGSNEIKNHKWFKPMNWRKLEARQIQPSFRPNVAGLTCIVNFDECWTKTPVLDSPVTTPAGGGHSHFAGFTYVRPAPILEEVNASSSRLKD; via the exons ATGGTTTCTTCTCAGCCATCCTCTCTGACTGCAATCCTCGCACAGGGCCCCAACCTCTGCCCAGTAAAGATACTTCTCCCAATGGGCCCTCCAGATGTTGTTTCCTCAGAGAACATCGAGTACGATTTCTCTGATGTTTTTGGTTCCACCCCGGTCCAAACACCAACAAACCTTGGTGGTCTTGGTCCGGACAGTCCTTCACCTATTGTTGAGTACAATGAAGAATTTTACAGTGATCCTGTTGTCATCATCAACCGATCCCATTCTCTTGTTGGTCCAACATCACTTGTTAGCCGCTCCTTGCGACTTAGCAAGCTTAGTCTAGGAAAAACTGAGGGATCATCGGAACTTGTAAAGTGCCTCTCAGAAGAAAAGGAAGGGGACCAAGGGCAGCTCAGTGATGAAGAGCTTGGTAATGCTATGACGGAGGATGAGGGCGTTGGGCTTGATGATTTCGAAATCTTGAAGCTTGTTGGCCAAGGGGCATTCGGTAAAGTATTTCAGGTGAGAAAGAAAAACACCTCAGAGATATATGCAATGAAAGTTATGAGGAAGGACAAGATATTAGAAAAAAACCATTCTGAGTATATGAAAGCCGAGAGAGAGATATTGACAAAAGTCGACCACCCTTTCATAGTGCAGCTGAGGTACTCATTTCAG ACAAAATATCGACTTTACCTTGTCCTGGACTTCATAAACGGGGGGCATCTTTTCTTTCAGCTCTACAAGCAAGGATTATTTAG GGAGGAGCTTGCACGAATCTATACAGCTGAAATTGTATCTGCCGTAGCGCATCTTCATGCTAATGGAATTATGCATAGGGATCTCAAGCCCGAAAACATCCTTCTGGATGCTGATGGCCAT GCCATGCTCACAGACTTTGGCCTTGCAAAGGAATTCTGTGAAAATACCAGATCAAACTCGATGTGTGGCACTCTTGAGTACATGGCCCCGGAAATTATTCTTGGCCGGGGGCATGATAAGGCTGCTGACTGGTGGAGCGTGGGAATCCTGCTCTTTGAAATGCTTACAGGCAAG CCACCATTTGTTGGGAATAGGGACAAAGTTCAGCAGAAGATTATAAAAGATAAACTGAAGTTTCCTTCATTTTTGTCTAGTGAAGCTCATTCCCTTCTGAAAGGC CTCCTGCACAAGGAACCCAACAGGCGGCTGGGCAGCGGCCCCGGAGGCAGCAATGAGATAAAGAACCACAAGTGGTTCAAGCCAATGAATTGGAGGAAGCTGGAGGCCCGGCAGATCCAGCCGAGCTTTCGGCCGAATGTCGCTGGGCTTACCTGCATTGTCAACTTCGACGAGTGCTGGACGAAGACGCCCGTGCTGGACTCTCCGGTGACCACCCCCGCTGGCGGCGGGCACAGCCACTTCGCAGGCTTCACCTACGTCAGGCCTGCGCCTATCCTTGAGGAGGTGAACGCATCCAGCTCTAGGCTGAAGGACTAA
- the LOC136547494 gene encoding eukaryotic translation initiation factor 2 subunit beta-like: MSDEEHPERREEASELAPFDPTKKKKKKKVVIQEPSDEVDKLAEKTETLAVTEPAELNFTGMKKKKKKQVDLDSTIADLADGEDTQDDQAVEEQGEGIELGGGPTYPWEGTDRDYKYEELLDRVFNILRENNPDLAGDRRRTVMRPPQVLREGTKKTVFVNFMDLCKTMHRQPEHVMMFLLAEMGTSGSLDGQQRLVIKGRFAPKNFEAILRRYINEYVICNGCKSPDTILSKENRLFFLRCEQCGSSRSVAPIKAGFVAQVGRRKA; encoded by the exons ATGTCGGACGAGGAGCACCCGGAGAGGAGGGAGGAGGCCTCGGAG CTTGCCCCCTTTGATCCaaccaagaagaagaaaaagaagaaggttgTCATCCAAGAACCTTCTGATGAAGTGGACAAGCTTGCAGAGAAGACAGAAACATTGGCAGTCACAGAACCCGCTGAACTTAACTTCACTggaatgaagaagaaaaagaagaagcag GTGGATCTTGATTCAACTATTGCCGACCTTGCagatggggaggacactcaag ATGATCAAGCTGTAGAGGAACAAGGGGAAGGCATTGAGCTTGGAGGTGGCCCTACATACCCTTGGGAAGGAACTGACCGGGATTATAAATATGAAGAG TTGCTGGACAGAGTGTTCAACATTCTTCGTGAGAACAACCCAGATCTTGCTGGGGATAGGCGTAGGACCGTTATGAGGCCACCACAAGTTCTTAGGGAGGGAACAAAGAAGACAGTTTTTGTTAATTTTATGGATTTGTGTAAAAC GATGCATAGGCAACCTGAGCATGTGATGATGTTTTTGCTTGCTGAAATGGGAACAAGTGGGTCACTTGATGGGCAGCAAAGGTTGGTGATCAAAGGAAGATTTGCCCCCAAAAACTTTGAAGCAATCCTGAGGAGATACATCA ATGAGTATGTCATCTGCAATGGATGCAAGAGCCCTGATACCATTCTGTCCAAGGAAAATCGTCTGTTCTTCCTTCGCTGTGAACAG TGTGGATCTTCAAGGTCCGTTGCTCCAATCAAAGCTGGATTTGTTGCGCAAGTTGGTCGTCGGAAGGCCTGA